Proteins encoded within one genomic window of Gadus macrocephalus chromosome 18, ASM3116895v1:
- the LOC132446206 gene encoding C-Jun-amino-terminal kinase-interacting protein 4-like isoform X1, whose amino-acid sequence MNKALSGAVHNLPETHCLPPIQYKALVSQCRSEGEVPRESLAGPPPDRQQQDELSHVPLGPGVPGEPSSPGSKPRSARLPPDGSPGKASTPGSERRGLPRSPGVPRSPGPSRSPGVPRSPGVHRSRQDPTDDRTAGLGVTHASVHAPGSASTSPPSAAGALGVAMETASASLKEGVPGEGVNKDLGLPGKELDGRETAGEEGGLEPAGTGQGGLEPAGTGQGGLGPTGSGQGGLEAGSPSDSAESALAGEDGEDQLEKSEVQAIIESTPELDMEMDGFRDTSTPTKGIGGVENLALDRNTESLFEELSSCAGNDLIGDMDDGADLLGMGREVEHLIQENTQLLETKNALNVVKNDLIAQVDELACLREGLQSELEAVSQAKARVEDRNKELEEDLKKLRAELEEAKQKTKSDNGEDQSDVPTAQRKRFTRVEMARVLMERNQYKERLMELQEAVRWAEMIRQSKENPALTEKKKSSLWQFFSRLFSSSGGAGKKPAGDAAVNLKYNAPSAQVQPTVKKKSSALQQLPSDKSKAFDFLNEEAAADPAVSRREQKRAQYQQVKDHVQKEDGRVQAYGWSLPHKYKVANGGQSETKMRNLPIPVFLRPLDEKNTSMKLWCAAGVNLSGGKTRDGGSIVGASVFYSSAPGPAPPRRRTGSQSSLDKLDQELEDQQEELRQTDEFSSLVWICTSTQSSTQSSTQSSTRALVIDANQPGHVLDNFPVCDSHVVCIASVPGARETDYPAGELVPLNSEAGPVEGNGSASLNASTNSVGESGEGVLGGITVVGCDAEGAAAIRQTAGSTAETSGDEDTRPIEEAGEASESCTGPSGRSKGPRGAYTEHIFADPLGAQKTDLPAGYTQRETDLVKDGLGPSAAPAGEEEQDLMMMEEAQKMTSVLPTMWLGAQNGCVYVHSSVAQWKKCLHWIKLKDAVQGIVHVKGRVLVGLSDGTLAIFQRGADGQWDLSNYHLLDLGRPHHALRCMAVVHDRVWCGLSNKIYVVQPEAMRVEKSFDAHPRKESQVRQLARDGDGIWVSIRLDSTLRLFHAHTHQHLQDVDIEPYVSKMLGTGKLGFSFVRITALMVSCNRLWIGTGNGVIMSVPLTETSEANQALVPAGAGQQQPTGGAVVRVYGDAASDKVTAGTFVPYCSMANAQLCFHGHRDAVKFFTAVPGHPNPPPPSEGGAAGGGADGSSQDGPGSMLVMSGGEGYIDFRMGDVAEEGEEPRLTLQPLQASAESSHLIVWQVLPHST is encoded by the exons GGTGCAGTTCATAACTTGCCTGAGACCCACTGCCTCCCTCCCATCCAGTACAAGGCACTGGTCTCCCAGTGCCGATCTGAGGGTGAGGTACCCAGGGAGAGTCTGGCCGGTCCGCCCCCTGACCGGCAGCAGCAG gATGAGCTGTCCCACGTCCCCTTGGGTCCCGGGGTCCCGGGTGAGCCCTCCTCGCCGGGCTCCAAACCCCGCAGCGCCCGCCTCCCTCCGGACGGCTCCCCCGGCAAGGCCAGCACCCCCGGCTCCGAGCGCCGCggcctcccccgctccccgggggtcccccgctccccggggccatcccggtctccaggggtccCCCGCTCCCCAGGCGTCCACCGGTCCCGTCAGGACCCGACAGACGACCGGACCGCCGGGCTCGGGGTCACCCACGCCAGCGTCCACGCTCCCGGCTCCGCCTCGACCTCGCCTCCGTCTGCTGCCGGCGCCTTGGGCGTCGCTATGGAAACCGCCTCAGCCTCCCTCAAGGAAGGGGTTCCCGGCGAGGGCGTCAACAAGGACCTCGGCTTACCCGGCAAGGAGCTGGACGGCAGGGAGACGGCAGGGGAGGAGGGCGGACTGGAACCAGCTGGGACCGGCCAGGGTGGACTGGAACCAGCTGGGACCGGCCAGGGTGGACTAGGACCCACTGGGTCTGGGCAAGGCGGACTGGAAGCGGGGAGTCCTTCCGACTCGGCAGAGTCGGCCCTCGCAGGTGAAG ATGGAGAAGACCAGCTGGAGAAGTCTGAGGTTCAGGCCATCATAGAGTCTACCCCTGAGCTCGACATGGAGATGGACGGCTTCAGAGACACCAG caCGCCCACCAAGGGTATAGGGGGGGTGGAGAACCTGGCCTTGGACCGCAACACAGAGTCCCTGTTTGAGGAGCTGTCCTCCTGCGCCGGGAACGACCTCATCGGAGACATGGACGACGGAGCCGACCTCCTGG GTATGGGCCGTGAGGTTGAGCATCTCATCCAGGAGAACACCCAGCTGCTGGAGACCAA AAACGCCCTGAACGTGGTGAAGAACGACCTGATCGCGCAGGTGGACGAGCTGGCGTGCCTCCGGGAGGGGCTGCAGAGCGAGCTGGAGGCCGTCAGCCAGGCCAAGGCCAGAGTGGAGGACAGGaacaaggagctggaggaggacctCAAGAA GCTGCGGGCCGAGCTTGAGGAGGCCAAGCAGAAGACCAAGAGCGACAACGGAGAGGAT CAGAGCGACGTGCCCACGGCCCAGAGGAAGCGCTTCACGCGGGTGGAGATGGCCCGCGTGCTGATGGAGAGGAACCAGTACAAGGAGCGGCTGATGGAGCTCCAGGAGGCCGTGAGATGGGCCGAGATGATCCG GCAATCCAAGGAGAACCCAGCTCTCACAGAGAAGAAGAAATCCAGTCTTTGGCAGTT TTTCAGCCGTCTGTTCAGCTCGTCGGGCGGCGCGGGTAAGAAGCCCGCGGGCGACGCGGCGGTCAACCTGAAGTACAACGCGCCGAGCGCCCAGGTGCAGCCGACGGTGAAGAAGAAGAGCAGCGCGCTGCAGCAGCTGCCCAGCGACAAGAGCAAGGCCTTCGACTTCCTCAACGAGGA GGCGGCCGCAGACCCAGCGGTGTCCAGGAGGGAGCAGAAGAGAGCGCAGTACCAGCAGGTCAAGGACCACGTTCAGAAGGAGGACGGCAGGGTGCAGGCGTACGGCTGGAGCCTGCCCCACAAGTACAAG GTGGCCAACGGGGGACAGTCGGAGACCAAGATGAGGAACCTCCCCATCCCCGTGTTCCTCAGACCGCTGGACGAGAAGAACACATCCATGAAG ctgtggtgCGCTGCGGGGGTGAACCTGTCGGGGGGTAAGACTCGGGACGGGGGCTCCATCGTGGGGGCCAGCGTGTTCTACAGCAGCGCCCCCGGGCCGGCCCCCCCCCGGAGGAGGACCGGCTCCCAGAGCAGCCTGGACAAGCtggaccaggagctggag gaccagcaggaggagctgcggcAGACGGATGAGTTCTCCTCCCTGGTTTGGATCTGCACCTCCACCCAGAGCTCCACCCAGAGCTCCACCCAGAGCTCCACCCGGGCTCTGGTCATCGACGCCAACCAGCCCGGGCACGTCCTGGACAACTTCCCCGTCTGCGACTCCCACGTCGTCTGCATCGCCAGCGTCccag GTGCGAGGGAGACGGATTACCCGGCTGGAGAGTTGGTTCCTCTGAACTCTGAGGCGGGGCCAGTGGAAGGCAACGGCTCCGCCTCTCTGAACGCCTCGACCAATAGCGTTGGAGAGAGTGGCGAGGGCGTGCTCGGGGGCATCACCGTGGTTGGCTGTGATGCTGAGGGGGCGGCGGCCATCCGACAGACGGCAGGAAGTACAGCAGAGACCTCCGGGGACGAAG ACACCAGGCCCATCGAGGAGGCGGGCGAGGCGTCAGAGTCCTGCACGGGGCCCTCAGGCCGCAGCAAGGGCCCGCGGGGAGCCTACACCGAGCACATCTTCGCCGACCCACTGGGGGCCCAGAAGACAGACCTCCCGGCGGGCTACACCCAGAG ggagacTGACCTGGTGAAGGACGGCCTGGGGCCCAGCGCTGCCCCCGCtggcgaggaggagcaggacctgatgatgatggaggaggCGCAGAAGATGACCAGCGTGCTGCCCACCATGTGGCTGGGGGCGCAGAACGGCTG TGTGTACGTCCACTCCTCGGTGGCCCAGTGGAAGAAGTGCCTCCACTGGATCAAGCTGAAGGACGCGGTTCAAGGCATCGT GCATGTGAAGGGCCGTGTTCTGGTGGGCCTCTCGGACGGCACCTTGGCCATCTTCCAGAGGGGAgcag ACGGGCAGTGGGACCTGAGCAACTACCACCTGCTGGACCTGGGCCGGCCGCACCACGCGCTGCGCTGCATGGCGGTGGTCCACGACCGCGTGTGGTGCGGCCTCAGCAACAAGATCTACGTGGTGCAGCCTGAGGccatgagggtggag aagTCGTTTGACGCCCACCCCCGTAAGGAGAGCCAGGTGCGGCAGCTGGCCCGCGACGGGGACGGCATCTGGGTGTCGATCCGTCTGGACTCCACGCTGCGTCTGttccacgcccacacacaccagcacctcCAGGACGTGGACATCGAGCCCTACGTCAGCAAGATGCTAG GAACCGGTAAACTGGGCTTCTCCTTCGTCCGCATCACGGCCCTCATGGTGTCCTGCAACCGCCTCTGGATCGGGACGGGGAACGGAGTCATCATGTCCGTCCCTCTGACCGAGA CCTCGGAGGCCAACCAGGCCCTGGTGCCGGCCGGCGCCGGCCAGCAGCAGCCAACAGGGGGCGCTGTGGTGCGGGTGTACGGCGACGCCGCCAGCGACAAGGTGACGGCGGGGACCTTCGTGCCGTACTGCTCCATGGCCAACGCCCAGCTCTGCTTCCACGGGCACCGCGACGCAGTCAAGTTCTTCACCGCTGTCCCGG gccaCCCCAACCCCCCGCCTCCCTCGGAGGGGGGtgcggccgggggcggggccgacggTTCCTCCCAGGACGGGCCGGGATCCATGCTGGTGATGAGCGGGGGGGAGGGCTACATCGACTTCAGgatgg gtgacgttgcggaggagggggaggagcctcggCTGACCCTGCAGCCCCTCCAGGCGTCAGCGGAGAGCAGCCACCTCATCGTGTGGCAGGTGCTGCCCCACAGTacctga
- the LOC132446206 gene encoding C-Jun-amino-terminal kinase-interacting protein 4-like isoform X2 — MNKALSGAVHNLPETHCLPPIQYKALVSQCRSEGEVPRESLAGPPPDRQQQDELSHVPLGPGVPGEPSSPGSKPRSARLPPDGSPGKASTPGSERRGLPRSPGVPRSPGPSRSPGVPRSPGVHRSRQDPTDDRTAGLGVTHASVHAPGSASTSPPSAAGALGVAMETASASLKEGVPGEGVNKDLGLPGKELDGRETAGEEGGLEPAGTGQGGLEPAGTGQGGLGPTGSGQGGLEAGSPSDSAESALAGEDGEDQLEKSEVQAIIESTPELDMEMDGFRDTSTPTKGIGGVENLALDRNTESLFEELSSCAGNDLIGDMDDGADLLGMGREVEHLIQENTQLLETKNALNVVKNDLIAQVDELACLREGLQSELEAVSQAKARVEDRNKELEEDLKKLRAELEEAKQKTKSDNGEDSDVPTAQRKRFTRVEMARVLMERNQYKERLMELQEAVRWAEMIRQSKENPALTEKKKSSLWQFFSRLFSSSGGAGKKPAGDAAVNLKYNAPSAQVQPTVKKKSSALQQLPSDKSKAFDFLNEEAAADPAVSRREQKRAQYQQVKDHVQKEDGRVQAYGWSLPHKYKVANGGQSETKMRNLPIPVFLRPLDEKNTSMKLWCAAGVNLSGGKTRDGGSIVGASVFYSSAPGPAPPRRRTGSQSSLDKLDQELEDQQEELRQTDEFSSLVWICTSTQSSTQSSTQSSTRALVIDANQPGHVLDNFPVCDSHVVCIASVPGARETDYPAGELVPLNSEAGPVEGNGSASLNASTNSVGESGEGVLGGITVVGCDAEGAAAIRQTAGSTAETSGDEDTRPIEEAGEASESCTGPSGRSKGPRGAYTEHIFADPLGAQKTDLPAGYTQRETDLVKDGLGPSAAPAGEEEQDLMMMEEAQKMTSVLPTMWLGAQNGCVYVHSSVAQWKKCLHWIKLKDAVQGIVHVKGRVLVGLSDGTLAIFQRGADGQWDLSNYHLLDLGRPHHALRCMAVVHDRVWCGLSNKIYVVQPEAMRVEKSFDAHPRKESQVRQLARDGDGIWVSIRLDSTLRLFHAHTHQHLQDVDIEPYVSKMLGTGKLGFSFVRITALMVSCNRLWIGTGNGVIMSVPLTETSEANQALVPAGAGQQQPTGGAVVRVYGDAASDKVTAGTFVPYCSMANAQLCFHGHRDAVKFFTAVPGHPNPPPPSEGGAAGGGADGSSQDGPGSMLVMSGGEGYIDFRMGDVAEEGEEPRLTLQPLQASAESSHLIVWQVLPHST, encoded by the exons GGTGCAGTTCATAACTTGCCTGAGACCCACTGCCTCCCTCCCATCCAGTACAAGGCACTGGTCTCCCAGTGCCGATCTGAGGGTGAGGTACCCAGGGAGAGTCTGGCCGGTCCGCCCCCTGACCGGCAGCAGCAG gATGAGCTGTCCCACGTCCCCTTGGGTCCCGGGGTCCCGGGTGAGCCCTCCTCGCCGGGCTCCAAACCCCGCAGCGCCCGCCTCCCTCCGGACGGCTCCCCCGGCAAGGCCAGCACCCCCGGCTCCGAGCGCCGCggcctcccccgctccccgggggtcccccgctccccggggccatcccggtctccaggggtccCCCGCTCCCCAGGCGTCCACCGGTCCCGTCAGGACCCGACAGACGACCGGACCGCCGGGCTCGGGGTCACCCACGCCAGCGTCCACGCTCCCGGCTCCGCCTCGACCTCGCCTCCGTCTGCTGCCGGCGCCTTGGGCGTCGCTATGGAAACCGCCTCAGCCTCCCTCAAGGAAGGGGTTCCCGGCGAGGGCGTCAACAAGGACCTCGGCTTACCCGGCAAGGAGCTGGACGGCAGGGAGACGGCAGGGGAGGAGGGCGGACTGGAACCAGCTGGGACCGGCCAGGGTGGACTGGAACCAGCTGGGACCGGCCAGGGTGGACTAGGACCCACTGGGTCTGGGCAAGGCGGACTGGAAGCGGGGAGTCCTTCCGACTCGGCAGAGTCGGCCCTCGCAGGTGAAG ATGGAGAAGACCAGCTGGAGAAGTCTGAGGTTCAGGCCATCATAGAGTCTACCCCTGAGCTCGACATGGAGATGGACGGCTTCAGAGACACCAG caCGCCCACCAAGGGTATAGGGGGGGTGGAGAACCTGGCCTTGGACCGCAACACAGAGTCCCTGTTTGAGGAGCTGTCCTCCTGCGCCGGGAACGACCTCATCGGAGACATGGACGACGGAGCCGACCTCCTGG GTATGGGCCGTGAGGTTGAGCATCTCATCCAGGAGAACACCCAGCTGCTGGAGACCAA AAACGCCCTGAACGTGGTGAAGAACGACCTGATCGCGCAGGTGGACGAGCTGGCGTGCCTCCGGGAGGGGCTGCAGAGCGAGCTGGAGGCCGTCAGCCAGGCCAAGGCCAGAGTGGAGGACAGGaacaaggagctggaggaggacctCAAGAA GCTGCGGGCCGAGCTTGAGGAGGCCAAGCAGAAGACCAAGAGCGACAACGGAGAGGAT AGCGACGTGCCCACGGCCCAGAGGAAGCGCTTCACGCGGGTGGAGATGGCCCGCGTGCTGATGGAGAGGAACCAGTACAAGGAGCGGCTGATGGAGCTCCAGGAGGCCGTGAGATGGGCCGAGATGATCCG GCAATCCAAGGAGAACCCAGCTCTCACAGAGAAGAAGAAATCCAGTCTTTGGCAGTT TTTCAGCCGTCTGTTCAGCTCGTCGGGCGGCGCGGGTAAGAAGCCCGCGGGCGACGCGGCGGTCAACCTGAAGTACAACGCGCCGAGCGCCCAGGTGCAGCCGACGGTGAAGAAGAAGAGCAGCGCGCTGCAGCAGCTGCCCAGCGACAAGAGCAAGGCCTTCGACTTCCTCAACGAGGA GGCGGCCGCAGACCCAGCGGTGTCCAGGAGGGAGCAGAAGAGAGCGCAGTACCAGCAGGTCAAGGACCACGTTCAGAAGGAGGACGGCAGGGTGCAGGCGTACGGCTGGAGCCTGCCCCACAAGTACAAG GTGGCCAACGGGGGACAGTCGGAGACCAAGATGAGGAACCTCCCCATCCCCGTGTTCCTCAGACCGCTGGACGAGAAGAACACATCCATGAAG ctgtggtgCGCTGCGGGGGTGAACCTGTCGGGGGGTAAGACTCGGGACGGGGGCTCCATCGTGGGGGCCAGCGTGTTCTACAGCAGCGCCCCCGGGCCGGCCCCCCCCCGGAGGAGGACCGGCTCCCAGAGCAGCCTGGACAAGCtggaccaggagctggag gaccagcaggaggagctgcggcAGACGGATGAGTTCTCCTCCCTGGTTTGGATCTGCACCTCCACCCAGAGCTCCACCCAGAGCTCCACCCAGAGCTCCACCCGGGCTCTGGTCATCGACGCCAACCAGCCCGGGCACGTCCTGGACAACTTCCCCGTCTGCGACTCCCACGTCGTCTGCATCGCCAGCGTCccag GTGCGAGGGAGACGGATTACCCGGCTGGAGAGTTGGTTCCTCTGAACTCTGAGGCGGGGCCAGTGGAAGGCAACGGCTCCGCCTCTCTGAACGCCTCGACCAATAGCGTTGGAGAGAGTGGCGAGGGCGTGCTCGGGGGCATCACCGTGGTTGGCTGTGATGCTGAGGGGGCGGCGGCCATCCGACAGACGGCAGGAAGTACAGCAGAGACCTCCGGGGACGAAG ACACCAGGCCCATCGAGGAGGCGGGCGAGGCGTCAGAGTCCTGCACGGGGCCCTCAGGCCGCAGCAAGGGCCCGCGGGGAGCCTACACCGAGCACATCTTCGCCGACCCACTGGGGGCCCAGAAGACAGACCTCCCGGCGGGCTACACCCAGAG ggagacTGACCTGGTGAAGGACGGCCTGGGGCCCAGCGCTGCCCCCGCtggcgaggaggagcaggacctgatgatgatggaggaggCGCAGAAGATGACCAGCGTGCTGCCCACCATGTGGCTGGGGGCGCAGAACGGCTG TGTGTACGTCCACTCCTCGGTGGCCCAGTGGAAGAAGTGCCTCCACTGGATCAAGCTGAAGGACGCGGTTCAAGGCATCGT GCATGTGAAGGGCCGTGTTCTGGTGGGCCTCTCGGACGGCACCTTGGCCATCTTCCAGAGGGGAgcag ACGGGCAGTGGGACCTGAGCAACTACCACCTGCTGGACCTGGGCCGGCCGCACCACGCGCTGCGCTGCATGGCGGTGGTCCACGACCGCGTGTGGTGCGGCCTCAGCAACAAGATCTACGTGGTGCAGCCTGAGGccatgagggtggag aagTCGTTTGACGCCCACCCCCGTAAGGAGAGCCAGGTGCGGCAGCTGGCCCGCGACGGGGACGGCATCTGGGTGTCGATCCGTCTGGACTCCACGCTGCGTCTGttccacgcccacacacaccagcacctcCAGGACGTGGACATCGAGCCCTACGTCAGCAAGATGCTAG GAACCGGTAAACTGGGCTTCTCCTTCGTCCGCATCACGGCCCTCATGGTGTCCTGCAACCGCCTCTGGATCGGGACGGGGAACGGAGTCATCATGTCCGTCCCTCTGACCGAGA CCTCGGAGGCCAACCAGGCCCTGGTGCCGGCCGGCGCCGGCCAGCAGCAGCCAACAGGGGGCGCTGTGGTGCGGGTGTACGGCGACGCCGCCAGCGACAAGGTGACGGCGGGGACCTTCGTGCCGTACTGCTCCATGGCCAACGCCCAGCTCTGCTTCCACGGGCACCGCGACGCAGTCAAGTTCTTCACCGCTGTCCCGG gccaCCCCAACCCCCCGCCTCCCTCGGAGGGGGGtgcggccgggggcggggccgacggTTCCTCCCAGGACGGGCCGGGATCCATGCTGGTGATGAGCGGGGGGGAGGGCTACATCGACTTCAGgatgg gtgacgttgcggaggagggggaggagcctcggCTGACCCTGCAGCCCCTCCAGGCGTCAGCGGAGAGCAGCCACCTCATCGTGTGGCAGGTGCTGCCCCACAGTacctga